One genomic region from Streptomyces sp. Li-HN-5-11 encodes:
- the solA gene encoding N-methyl-L-tryptophan oxidase has protein sequence MDAQLAVIGLGSIGSMALWQASRLTDSVVGFEAATPAHGRSAVGGDTRLFRMIYFGKPDYYPIMERSRSLWAELEAETGQDIFTPTGGLTIGTANSSFINSLLDTARITGAEHDVFYRKELAERYPQHNLRPDDCAIYDPHAGVLRTDRAVSAAVAAAQAGGATVLQNTPVDSITETENGVVVTSGDRTWTFEKVIVASGGWSRRLMPEHLKAVTETHRIVLTWFIAQDGTQFSPENFPVFSRQYDDRSLYGAPAVDGVTVKASVDAPMRGRARATPDPDSLPRELTREEVETVTATVTEFFPGLIPTIVRADAFPDLFTEDRHPLIGWLDENSGVYCATGFSGKGFKMATGYGHIAAHEALGKQTIEGLDFVRPDRFKTR, from the coding sequence ATGGACGCACAACTCGCCGTCATCGGCCTGGGCAGCATCGGAAGCATGGCCCTGTGGCAGGCCTCCCGGCTGACCGACTCGGTCGTGGGCTTCGAGGCCGCCACACCCGCCCACGGCCGCAGTGCCGTGGGCGGGGACACCCGCCTGTTCCGCATGATCTACTTCGGGAAGCCCGACTACTACCCCATCATGGAACGCTCCCGCAGCCTCTGGGCCGAGCTCGAAGCGGAAACCGGGCAGGACATCTTCACGCCTACCGGGGGCCTCACCATCGGGACAGCGAACAGCAGCTTCATCAACAGCCTCCTCGACACAGCGCGCATCACCGGAGCCGAGCACGACGTCTTTTACCGAAAGGAGCTGGCGGAACGCTACCCCCAGCACAACCTCCGCCCCGACGACTGCGCCATCTACGACCCCCACGCCGGCGTTCTGCGCACCGACCGCGCCGTCAGCGCCGCCGTCGCGGCGGCCCAGGCAGGCGGCGCCACCGTCCTTCAGAACACACCCGTGGACAGCATCACCGAAACCGAAAACGGCGTGGTCGTCACCTCGGGCGACAGAACCTGGACGTTCGAGAAGGTCATCGTCGCCTCGGGCGGCTGGTCCCGAAGGCTCATGCCCGAGCACCTCAAGGCCGTTACGGAAACCCATCGGATCGTCCTGACCTGGTTCATCGCCCAGGACGGCACACAGTTCTCGCCGGAGAACTTCCCCGTCTTCAGCCGGCAGTACGACGATCGCTCCCTGTACGGCGCACCCGCCGTCGACGGCGTGACGGTCAAGGCATCCGTGGACGCACCGATGAGGGGGCGCGCGAGGGCGACCCCCGACCCGGACTCCTTGCCCAGGGAACTCACCCGGGAAGAAGTCGAGACGGTCACCGCGACCGTCACCGAATTCTTCCCCGGCCTCATCCCCACCATCGTGCGCGCCGACGCCTTCCCCGACCTCTTCACCGAGGACAGGCATCCCCTCATCGGCTGGCTGGACGAGAACAGCGGGGTCTACTGCGCCACCGGATTTTCGGGGAAGGGCTTCAAGATGGCGACCGGCTATGGCCACATCGCCGCACACGAAGCGCTCGGCAAGCAGACCATCGAGGGCCTGGACTTCGTGCGTCCGGACCGGTTCAAGACCAGGTAG
- a CDS encoding FAD-dependent oxidoreductase encodes MNALAARPRNGELGFWVAQLADTRLSFPRFIGQDSVDVAIVGGGYTGLWAAYFAKKLEPSLSVAVFEAEQVGYGASGRNGGWLSAMPPGNRAAFARAGGGPEASRALQQEFVAGVDAVLDILQAEGIDADQHKGGALVAAHTRAGLGRLVTRRDADLKYGLTDDEVHMLDRDEFQSRINISTVHGGLFYKHCARIHPAKLVYGLAGTLTSMGVRIYEGSRVHSVSGRTLTLADGRVTAARTFICTEGYSGQLLGRRSLIPVNSSMIVTKPLPKEAWQEIGWDGPQCLNDSAHTFIYAQRTSDGRIAMGGRGVPYRFGSGTGGAGATAQSTIDLISHKLSSFFPGIPFEVDHAWSGVLGVTRDWNGGVLWDPASGIGSSSGYAGHGVTSAYVGGRTLAELAFEKETERTTLPWVGYRARKWEPEPVRWLGVHAMYRLFGIADRWEERRGSSKTSLLAKFGSRLAGLHE; translated from the coding sequence ATGAACGCCCTTGCGGCACGACCCCGAAACGGAGAGCTCGGCTTCTGGGTGGCCCAACTGGCCGACACGAGGCTCTCATTCCCGCGCTTCATTGGCCAGGACTCCGTCGACGTGGCCATTGTCGGCGGCGGCTACACCGGCCTGTGGGCGGCGTACTTCGCCAAGAAGCTCGAACCGTCGCTCTCGGTCGCCGTCTTCGAGGCCGAACAGGTCGGCTACGGCGCCTCCGGGCGCAACGGCGGCTGGCTCTCGGCGATGCCTCCGGGAAACCGTGCCGCCTTCGCCCGCGCCGGGGGCGGGCCGGAGGCGAGCCGGGCACTGCAGCAGGAGTTCGTCGCCGGCGTCGACGCGGTCCTGGACATCCTCCAGGCCGAGGGCATCGACGCCGATCAGCACAAGGGCGGCGCGCTCGTCGCCGCCCACACTCGGGCAGGGCTGGGCCGACTTGTCACCCGGCGCGATGCGGACTTGAAGTACGGGCTGACCGACGACGAAGTCCACATGCTCGACCGGGACGAGTTCCAGTCCAGGATCAACATCTCCACCGTCCACGGCGGGCTCTTCTACAAGCACTGCGCGCGGATCCACCCCGCGAAGCTCGTCTACGGCCTCGCCGGCACCCTGACCTCCATGGGGGTGAGGATCTACGAGGGCAGCCGAGTGCACAGTGTCAGCGGCAGAACTCTCACCTTGGCCGACGGACGCGTCACCGCGGCCAGGACGTTCATCTGCACCGAAGGCTATTCGGGACAGCTGCTCGGCCGCCGGAGCCTGATCCCGGTCAATTCCTCGATGATCGTGACCAAGCCCCTGCCGAAGGAGGCATGGCAGGAGATCGGCTGGGACGGGCCGCAGTGCCTCAACGACTCCGCGCACACGTTCATCTACGCCCAGCGGACGTCGGACGGCCGTATCGCCATGGGGGGCCGTGGTGTCCCCTACCGCTTCGGGTCCGGCACGGGAGGAGCCGGTGCGACCGCCCAGTCCACCATCGACCTGATCTCGCACAAGCTCAGCTCCTTCTTCCCGGGGATCCCCTTCGAGGTGGACCACGCCTGGTCGGGAGTCCTGGGCGTCACGCGTGACTGGAACGGCGGCGTGCTCTGGGACCCGGCATCCGGGATCGGATCGTCCTCCGGCTACGCGGGACACGGTGTCACGTCGGCCTACGTCGGCGGCAGGACCCTCGCGGAGCTCGCCTTCGAGAAGGAAACCGAGCGGACCACTCTCCCGTGGGTCGGCTACCGGGCACGGAAGTGGGAACCGGAACCCGTTCGCTGGCTGGGTGTTCACGCCATGTACCGGCTCTTCGGCATCGCCGACCGCTGGGAGGAGCGCAGGGGTTCCAGCAAGACCTCACTCCTGGCCAAGTTCGGCAGCAGACTCGCCGGACTTCACGAGTAA
- a CDS encoding SDR family oxidoreductase yields MQDSVDRVIEASCWRRSDAEVTRREREWQILLQRLAASEEIADAVLFLASSEPSYIPGATLPVDGGHTAIQQRTMRSLPETRTHQ; encoded by the coding sequence ATGCAAGACAGCGTCGACCGAGTCATCGAGGCGTCCTGTTGGCGCAGGTCCGACGCAGAGGTCACCCGCCGCGAGCGTGAGTGGCAGATCCTGCTTCAGCGCCTCGCCGCTTCCGAGGAGATCGCCGACGCCGTCCTCTTCCTCGCGTCGTCGGAGCCCTCGTACATCCCCGGGGCAACGCTCCCCGTCGACGGCGGCCACACCGCCATCCAGCAGCGGACCATGCGGTCCCTCCCGGAGACAAGGACACACCAATGA
- a CDS encoding RidA family protein produces the protein MSPPLPQSVKGDSASERLQALGLELPVLVGSTYLLPHQTVGSAIHLSGQLPFKDGLLLGQGIVGRDVELETAQELARHAALNALAAAVQAVGDLDRVRIVQMLVFVAGTPDFGQQSNVANAASELLIEVLGENGRHARTAIGVAGLPGNSPVEIQVICTAV, from the coding sequence GTGAGTCCGCCCCTGCCTCAAAGCGTCAAGGGTGACTCGGCTTCAGAAAGGCTCCAGGCCCTGGGACTGGAGCTACCCGTCCTCGTCGGCAGCACGTACCTTCTGCCCCACCAAACGGTGGGCTCCGCCATCCACCTCTCCGGCCAACTTCCTTTCAAGGACGGCCTGCTGCTGGGTCAGGGCATCGTCGGCCGGGACGTGGAGCTGGAGACCGCGCAGGAGCTCGCGCGCCATGCCGCGCTCAACGCGCTCGCCGCCGCTGTGCAGGCGGTGGGCGACCTGGACCGTGTCCGGATCGTGCAGATGCTGGTTTTCGTGGCCGGCACGCCGGACTTCGGTCAGCAGTCGAACGTCGCCAACGCGGCCAGTGAACTGCTCATCGAGGTACTGGGTGAGAACGGGCGGCACGCCCGCACCGCGATCGGTGTCGCCGGGCTACCGGGCAACAGTCCGGTCGAGATCCAGGTGATCTGCACCGCTGTGTAG